One stretch of Rathayibacter festucae DSM 15932 DNA includes these proteins:
- a CDS encoding RES family NAD+ phosphorylase, whose protein sequence is MKVPLTPPTTFVTDPSHLREYSGPLWRLYRSAGAHVGAWDALRHHGPVPGMRFDPHPPPPGHHPTVGVLSAAADAVTAIGETYQRRRVVDRVQNAPRLVGWRPSRPLTLLDLTGEWPVRNGAAASIQMGPKRATQAWARAIEERLSSIDGLWHLSAITGNPIATLFSRVEREPAFPPRPSFHTALSDATADAVVLVAARRLGFAVLGDP, encoded by the coding sequence GTGAAGGTCCCGCTCACCCCGCCGACGACCTTCGTCACCGACCCGTCGCACCTGCGCGAGTACTCCGGACCGCTCTGGCGCCTGTATCGCAGCGCGGGCGCGCACGTGGGCGCGTGGGACGCCCTGCGCCACCACGGACCGGTGCCGGGGATGCGCTTCGACCCGCACCCGCCTCCTCCGGGGCACCACCCGACCGTCGGCGTTCTCTCCGCCGCGGCGGACGCCGTGACGGCGATCGGCGAGACGTACCAGCGTCGACGGGTGGTCGACCGCGTGCAGAACGCTCCGCGGCTCGTGGGCTGGCGTCCGTCCCGTCCGCTGACGCTCCTCGATCTCACCGGTGAGTGGCCCGTCCGCAACGGTGCGGCCGCCTCCATCCAGATGGGGCCGAAGCGGGCCACACAGGCCTGGGCCCGGGCGATCGAGGAGCGCCTCAGCAGCATCGACGGGCTGTGGCACCTGTCGGCGATCACCGGGAACCCGATCGCCACGCTGTTCAGCCGCGTGGAGCGGGAGCCGGCCTTCCCCCCGCGGCCGAGCTTCCACACGGCCTTGAGCGACGCGACCGCCGACGCGGTGGTGCTCGTCGCCGCCCGGCGACTGGGCTTCGCGGTGCTCGGGGATCCGTAG
- a CDS encoding discoidin domain-containing protein: MRRATHFTGGLCGLLLAAGLVAAPHSAVAAPAGTASTSTPPARDGGGVDSAPAASDAVAEPGSPSLLRAAAAPADFTDVAIPSRADIVVHEVTIALVAPQGTTPSFSAEDARRSLELVDDFYDRETGGAVRFELERLIDWRSIDEPIGCSDTGGLHDWISRTTGWQPGPARHLVAMVPPGDPCPIWANGEQPGDPDDGGRTFQGGPDAILLAHELGHNLSLFHASSVQCASSWDVAPGASCAREEYGNLTDVMGDSWLFTPLSAPTLAQLGILSDTRQPVCGAPRTTVIDTLGAGPGTPRALTWTDPQDSAVRYWAQYNDKADPRADGGAYSSPWQTPRTVSGVQILRSTGGSAELLQRPGDASVGNEFALAGETVALNTGMSLRVEALDATARTATVTVTVPCTEDVGDITRRAAASASYTSGWSSVGDAVDGRTGTAWSSWPRVGEQWLGLTWPATVTVDSASVRFAADAADSAQQGVIPPRSWRVDYLDAAGAWVPVAGASPAGRARDAVNTVVFTPVATTALRTVFQAWGSAEYGGSTGVAELSATGVAPVASLVARGAATTVATSSTRDVAAGVDVLDARGRALAGRAVSFALTGPATFADGTKAATVLSAASGTAALPPLRTGATTGTVSIAARVPGLPAVPLPRTTVAAPPGVTATAATRKTLGTVVLTVTAKNTGRTATEITIVTAYGTSTIAGVAPGATVSRAFATRRSTVPAGSAQVTAQTDGLRTTTAAAYRGL; encoded by the coding sequence ATGCGCCGCGCTACTCACTTCACCGGAGGCCTCTGCGGGCTCCTCCTGGCAGCGGGGCTCGTCGCCGCGCCGCACTCGGCCGTCGCCGCGCCGGCGGGGACGGCGAGCACCTCGACGCCTCCGGCCCGCGACGGCGGCGGAGTCGACTCCGCACCCGCGGCGAGCGACGCCGTCGCAGAACCCGGCTCGCCGTCGCTCCTCCGGGCGGCGGCCGCGCCGGCGGACTTCACCGATGTGGCGATCCCCTCCCGCGCCGACATCGTCGTGCACGAGGTGACCATCGCCCTCGTGGCGCCGCAGGGCACGACTCCGTCGTTCAGCGCGGAGGACGCGCGCCGCTCCCTCGAGCTCGTCGACGACTTCTACGACCGCGAGACCGGCGGAGCCGTGCGCTTCGAGCTCGAGCGGCTGATCGACTGGCGGAGCATCGACGAGCCGATCGGCTGCAGCGACACGGGCGGCCTGCACGACTGGATCTCGCGCACGACGGGCTGGCAGCCCGGACCGGCGCGGCACCTCGTCGCCATGGTGCCCCCGGGCGACCCCTGCCCGATCTGGGCCAACGGGGAGCAGCCGGGAGACCCGGACGACGGCGGGCGGACGTTCCAGGGCGGTCCCGACGCGATCCTGCTCGCCCACGAGCTGGGTCACAACCTCTCGCTCTTCCACGCCTCGAGTGTCCAGTGCGCCTCGTCGTGGGACGTCGCGCCCGGTGCCTCGTGCGCCCGTGAGGAGTACGGGAACCTGACCGACGTCATGGGCGACTCCTGGCTCTTCACGCCCCTCTCGGCACCGACCCTCGCGCAGCTCGGCATCCTCTCGGACACCCGGCAGCCTGTCTGCGGCGCGCCGCGGACGACCGTCATCGACACCCTGGGGGCCGGTCCGGGCACTCCTCGAGCCCTCACCTGGACCGACCCGCAGGACTCGGCGGTGCGGTACTGGGCGCAGTACAACGACAAGGCCGATCCGCGAGCGGACGGCGGCGCCTACAGCAGTCCCTGGCAGACGCCGCGGACGGTCTCGGGCGTGCAGATCCTGCGCAGCACCGGCGGCAGCGCCGAGCTGCTGCAGCGGCCCGGTGACGCGAGCGTCGGGAACGAGTTCGCCCTCGCCGGCGAGACCGTCGCCCTGAACACCGGCATGTCGCTCCGCGTGGAGGCCCTCGATGCGACGGCGCGGACGGCGACCGTCACCGTCACCGTGCCCTGCACCGAGGACGTCGGCGACATCACCCGCCGCGCCGCGGCCTCCGCGTCCTACACCTCGGGCTGGTCGTCCGTCGGCGACGCCGTCGACGGCAGGACCGGAACCGCGTGGAGCAGCTGGCCCCGCGTGGGCGAGCAGTGGCTCGGGCTCACCTGGCCGGCGACGGTGACCGTGGACAGCGCGTCGGTGCGCTTCGCCGCCGACGCGGCCGACAGCGCGCAGCAGGGCGTGATCCCGCCTCGGTCCTGGCGCGTCGACTACCTCGACGCCGCGGGCGCCTGGGTGCCGGTCGCGGGAGCGAGCCCGGCCGGCCGCGCTCGGGACGCGGTGAACACGGTCGTCTTCACCCCGGTGGCGACGACGGCCCTCCGCACGGTGTTCCAGGCCTGGGGAAGCGCGGAGTACGGCGGTTCGACCGGCGTCGCGGAGCTCAGCGCCACCGGCGTGGCCCCGGTCGCCTCGCTCGTCGCCCGTGGCGCCGCGACGACCGTCGCCACCTCGTCGACACGCGACGTCGCCGCCGGTGTGGACGTCCTCGACGCGCGCGGCCGGGCGCTCGCGGGTCGCGCCGTCTCCTTCGCGCTCACCGGCCCAGCGACCTTCGCCGACGGCACGAAGGCGGCGACGGTCCTCTCCGCGGCGTCGGGAACGGCCGCACTCCCCCCTCTCCGGACGGGCGCGACGACCGGCACCGTCTCGATCGCCGCCCGCGTCCCCGGGCTGCCGGCGGTGCCCCTGCCGCGCACCACGGTCGCCGCACCGCCCGGGGTGACAGCGACCGCGGCCACGCGCAAGACCCTCGGGACGGTCGTGCTCACGGTGACGGCGAAGAACACCGGCAGGACCGCGACGGAGATCACCATCGTCACCGCGTACGGCACCTCGACGATCGCCGGCGTCGCTCCGGGCGCGACGGTCTCGCGGGCGTTCGCCACTCGGCGATCCACCGTCCCGGCGGGCAGCGCACAGGTCACCGCGCAGACGGACGGCCTGCGCACGACCACCGCGGCGGCCTACCGCGGGCTGTGA